In Archangium violaceum, the following are encoded in one genomic region:
- a CDS encoding ArnT family glycosyltransferase, translating into MSSASTVPASPPRPSGSNPVLSAVPDVAREPSTRLLVGLLLAAALLPRLLLMPFNENFYGDAVARMELAERWLRDPHLITSYGDGAYQFGPLHLYLVAFALELVPDKALAGRLVSLFFGVLAVVPLFSLTRRVFGWRSGVWAGLAFSVWGMHLQMSTTAASESLSLFLMLSVFALIARGLDENRLGPLFGAAVVLNLACATRYDAWLFIPLLAVALFLWGDDRIAGATRAVSFGLLCLPFPLLWMQGNELAHGDPFYPIRAVEQFHSDWVRDGIARVGAWRYRLENLGFWPGVALLTLSPGVALLGMVGMKRMWKAQPEVRWLVLSAVVPTAYFTFRAAVLMDFQPLGRFTVTEVALLLPFVVPGFEACVGQSGAGVRRAVAGLCAVLAVAVPLALGLYTFRADGGLHDSLRPVSPTSTNPVPVMQVARFLKDEVAAKGGAAILDEDPSYLDLQLAFFSALPDERLARVRWATFRKHLREAQPEYLVRFENGALMKDPGAKLEGRTLTLDDVAYEELDGFSAPLHVYRRR; encoded by the coding sequence ATGTCGTCCGCTTCGACCGTCCCCGCCTCCCCGCCGCGTCCCTCTGGCTCCAACCCCGTGCTCTCCGCCGTGCCCGACGTGGCCCGGGAGCCGAGCACCCGGTTGCTGGTGGGCCTGCTGCTCGCCGCGGCGCTGCTCCCGCGCCTGCTGCTGATGCCCTTCAACGAGAACTTCTACGGTGACGCGGTGGCGCGCATGGAGCTGGCGGAGCGCTGGCTGCGCGATCCGCACCTCATCACCTCCTATGGAGATGGGGCCTACCAGTTCGGACCGCTCCACCTGTACCTGGTGGCCTTCGCGCTGGAGCTGGTCCCCGACAAGGCGCTCGCGGGCCGGTTGGTGAGCCTGTTCTTCGGCGTGCTGGCGGTGGTGCCGCTCTTCTCCCTGACGCGGCGTGTCTTCGGCTGGCGCTCCGGGGTGTGGGCCGGGCTGGCCTTCTCCGTATGGGGCATGCACCTGCAGATGTCCACGACGGCGGCCAGCGAGTCGCTCTCGCTCTTCCTGATGTTGTCGGTGTTCGCGCTCATCGCGCGGGGGCTGGACGAGAACCGCCTGGGGCCTCTCTTCGGGGCGGCGGTGGTGCTCAACCTGGCGTGCGCCACGCGCTACGACGCGTGGCTCTTCATCCCGTTGCTCGCCGTGGCGCTGTTCCTCTGGGGAGATGACCGGATCGCCGGTGCCACCCGCGCCGTGAGCTTCGGCCTGCTGTGCCTGCCCTTCCCGCTGCTGTGGATGCAGGGCAACGAGCTGGCGCACGGGGACCCCTTCTACCCCATCCGCGCGGTGGAGCAGTTCCACTCGGACTGGGTGCGCGATGGCATCGCCCGGGTGGGGGCGTGGCGCTACCGGCTGGAGAACCTGGGCTTCTGGCCGGGCGTGGCGCTGCTGACGCTGTCGCCGGGCGTGGCGCTGCTGGGCATGGTGGGCATGAAGCGGATGTGGAAGGCGCAGCCAGAGGTGCGCTGGCTGGTGCTCTCCGCGGTGGTGCCCACCGCGTACTTCACCTTCCGGGCCGCGGTGTTGATGGACTTCCAGCCGCTGGGGCGCTTCACGGTGACGGAGGTGGCGCTGCTGCTGCCCTTCGTGGTGCCGGGCTTCGAGGCGTGCGTGGGCCAGAGCGGGGCCGGGGTGCGCCGGGCCGTGGCCGGGCTGTGCGCGGTGCTGGCGGTGGCCGTGCCGCTGGCCCTGGGCCTCTACACCTTCCGCGCCGACGGCGGTCTGCACGACAGCCTCCGGCCGGTGAGCCCCACCTCCACCAACCCCGTGCCGGTGATGCAGGTGGCGCGCTTCCTCAAGGACGAGGTGGCCGCCAAGGGGGGCGCGGCCATCCTCGACGAGGACCCGAGCTACCTGGACCTCCAGCTCGCCTTCTTCTCCGCGCTGCCGGACGAGCGGCTGGCCCGCGTGCGCTGGGCGACCTTCCGCAAGCACCTGCGCGAGGCCCAGCCGGAGTACCTCGTGCGCTTCGAAAACGGCGCGCTGATGAAGGACCCCGGCGCGAAGCTGGAGGGCCGTACGCTGACGCTGGATGACGTGGCGTACGAGGAGCTGGACGGCTTCTCCGCGCCGCTGCACGTCTACCGGCGCCGCTGA